In Plodia interpunctella isolate USDA-ARS_2022_Savannah chromosome 1, ilPloInte3.2, whole genome shotgun sequence, one DNA window encodes the following:
- the tctn gene encoding tectonic-1 has product MRGITYCDFALVVILVQFIMGEFTEGKIKVDADSNDLTISSLNDDEQPHALYYRSLASTLEELSTTEYLNVSLLQTTTDTTMDLTTTIIDVLYDENTSLVGTTDVTFTTTEFENVTEISLFDNKNQTNVKPNITPKNTIITEDCNCNLLFKICDINCCCDNDCTDSDLKMFKCGEITEINQDDSCLSHLPWQRHYGNKVIDLFCIAKTNLPERRNINREKIDHQMLDRVYKWHSEEKDQSPKTFKRNIYIYGDHVWVLKNGSIKYMDLPIPVFNDYCTGRKPVTFLKEETIKCNVKLKDLEMFEIIKASREATLVSVIASTSSTATLNCSTLYCTNWTVVVCEGAECVNYNKSIHEPSCTDINCTNLALDFDYIFYYHDSKILNATIKLYTRKISSIMPFMTQKINVRFVIANETISNIVRLSGNPGYLDGLPIIVSYLKENHTKNFYNNTSPEKYIVLPENHNGMCKITNNTNKHLTFNTIKRIKCRFQYDKTVKIYNDTNVCNDINKDILGLLGINKSPFVSPFGNPINLNDNDWIPLLNDVLNKESIYGEYNEKRTKLHCYNMITGMSYIFTFADIGENNKQKMKILTGKINLVAGNVTFNIEDLSMVLTIDTMYIDETKPCLYEYAAGPHLNIRLPKDFFFPFHDNSSNNLKCNVVISVFIVFIIQQIK; this is encoded by the exons ATGAGAGGCATTACTTACTGTGATTTTGCTTTGGTGGTCATTCTGGTACAATTCATAATGGGCGAGTTTACagaaggaaaaataaaagtcgACGCAGATTCAAATGATCTCACAATTTCTAGTCTAAATGATGATGAACAACCTCATGCATTATATTATCGATCTCTAGCAAGTACTTTAGAAGAATTATCAACAACAGAATATCTTAATGTGTCTCTATTGCAAACTACAACAGATACAACAATGGACCTTACCACCACTATTATAGATGTGCTGTATGATGAGAACACATCTTTAGTAGGCACCACTGATGTAACTTTTACTACCACagaatttgaaaatgtaacaGAAATTAGTCtgtttgataataaaaatcaaacaaatgtCAAACCAAATATCACACCAAAGAATACTATTATAACTGAAGATTGCAATTGCAATTTATTG ttcaAAATATGTGACATCAACTGTTGCTGTGATAATGATTGCACAGATTCAGATTTGAAAATGTTCAAATGTGGTGAAATTACTGAAATAAACCAAGATGATTCATGCCTTTCTCATTTACCATGGCAAAGGCATTATGGTAATAAAGTTATAGACTTGTTTTGTATTGCCAAAACGAACTTACCGGAAAGACGAAATATAAACAGAGAAAAA ATTGACCACCAAATGCTGGATAGGGTTTATAAATGGCACTCTGAAGAAAAAGACCAATCTCCTAAAACATTCAAGAggaacatatacatatatggtGATCACGTGTGGGTGTTGAAAAATGGGTCAATCAAATACATGG atttACCAATACCAGTGTTTAACGATTACTGCACTGGAAGAAAACCAGtaacatttttgaaagaaGAAACAATCAAGTGCAATGTAAAATTGAAAGACCTCGAAATGTTCGAAATTATAAAAGCTTCTCGGGAAGCCACTCTCGTTAGCGTCATTGCTTCTACTAGCAGTACCGCTACATTG AACTGCTCAACACTGTACTGCACAAACTGGACTGTAGTTGTTTGCGAAGGAGCCGAGTGCGTCAATTATAACAAAAGTATCCACGAACCTTCCTGTACAGATATCAATTGTACAAATCTAGCACTGGACTTTGACTATATCTTCTACTACCACGATTCTAAGATATTAAACGccactataaaattatacacgcGAAAGATTTCAAGTATAATGCCTTTTATGACTCAAAAGATCAATGTCAGATTTGTTATAGCGAATGAAACAATCTCGAACATCGTGAGGTTGAGCGGGAATCCCGGGTATTTGGATGGTTTGCCCATCATTGTGTcatatttgaaagaaaaccACACGAagaacttttataataatacttctccagaaaaatatattgtgctTCCTGAAAATCATAATGGAATGTGCAAGATCacaaataatactaataaacaCCTCACATTTAATACTATCAAAAGAATTAAGTGTAGATTTCAATATGATAAGAcagttaaaatatacaatgacACAAATGTTTGTAACGatattaataaagatatattggGCTTATTGGGCATAAATAAAAGTCCTTTTGTTTCTCCATTTGGAAACCCAATCAACCTAAACGACAATGACTGGATACCGttattaaatgatgttttgaataaagaatctaTTTATGGGGAATACAATGAGAAACGAACCAAACTACATTGTTACAATATGATTACTGGTAtgtcttatatttttacttttgctGATATAGGGGAGAATAACAAACAgaagatgaaaatattaactgGGAAGATAAATTTAGTGGCTGGAAATGTCACATTTAATATTGAAGATCTTTCTATGGTTTTGACTATTGACACTATGTATATTGATGAAACCAAACCGTGTCTGTACGAGTATGCCGCAGGCCCACATTTAAACATTCGTTTACCAAAAGATTTCTTTTTCCCATTCCATGATAACAGTTCCAATAATCTTAAATGCAATGTCGTAATAAgtgtatttattgtgtttattattcagcaaataaaataa
- the tefu gene encoding serine-protein kinase ATM: MENLETTIREHCTGLASTRANERKKNAEALKDLLSRNALGAFLTNNAFRNIGFTWNNLFEYIKDYILKEAENYQTSKTYQGTIGPLCASLLHLCVSGANKGKANIKCENIMSACLYVLKDSNLTEAIGDAYLNLLYKHVLSHNFYIANMTPVYWDELLHVCISILQSNNLKLDQFTKLRLLWMVIKNGTSSCQLTIPLRDSLSKLRILRTFSDRKILEVAIDITILLLEMLAPEYRLTMCEFTENVLLSLLQFYEPSIDQKKKSSLFKLLDLAVNIHHPNGRFENEEGSLAHDWTIWNKHIFNTLEIICMEVSFLQKPHKQLDLSVSNCGQFYSLSATIYFQIFNLLEIPENSGTGNTPKRPRVALNMIKRFSDLILELEQNQIPWMGIILSYCKKYGSTVETSNFLLLMNTLNNFITNNINIIDQDCFTDMILLTVKELSQRLDEVKKRNEDFLLLWNSCVRHSMAVNSLQKPTHEIMQLLLTSTDLKYQIVQPLLKLYSDGSMPVNSYSVQTLSKTLQKFFNKCTLEERSNFLNWLKQGQLICLDAANAKELMLILIIKDNMSTEQEITVKSRNIDEDDNVHQIVFDSIEQSILFSEFGIQDIKDLQSSNNRSLKQNFQGNINISNEMYEYLTLKTTECVKNFKANSINLQEFINFIRVVLAYIDVMLYYRFSREDIIQTSEMYCRLRTSLRLMYTSVTVALNTDGNNFTKVKLLKDIQDILMFEYEPLLCVEVRRCIDEEFFYCINNIVNKDNSSDEELDNCDDESSFSALRCHCILVLSAYCRKNANYRTELLDLVLEYKMYDFDSYWDVQCVFQSIEQLSDYSVADPPLHEIFTIMMFMCRYMFRGSDETRRLLKILLSLLDRIWFCDNIRENCIIMVKGYLVRCGNLYYPARVAALVYKCAARMILLNRKHSGGDRLDEDCFIKAVIAGTKLGTHCLRLYCIYTLKLLLADYTDREIDQYISDLAGIFIVEVPENNELIVKDESANRTATLLHSYLALAQTKHTLIHKIVTSVLQIQKEKSLDENLVKKVLNIMSRSITKDDINVHLNNNILYILNSWFLKKNDVNDLPISLFAMENKQVFLKKHMRWLISAELLWAKNGNIFSSELLKETKNTLNKTDQAIFEECFCNIMVLCLPYVVVEKYNIEHSGMMKPNYQQLRTNATKMFQLMREVLENEKWSNLFEENIADLLFLAAKHLSDADEAGNMFQVALPETTETYYYPKSIFVSILTYFGELTDENIMQYLCENQSVSICKALFKLWDNILKQYVFEFKALALHAFITFVQSIPIGYISDAFICNFVCNSLTQAIKDSVDKREVKVLAKALNIILQMYLPEKVNHLRVAASHLLSILVIKKEEGFQQECDSLLSYLVEDLKDCLNDSEDVVDFINSLSQGTTDNLICTSQLQFTNKLKQLKTSLKCPSHESLRNMRMFLTNNQKFVNYLCDEIDGKGFSENCESSLMHQIIYSLSSILTKVSDKKTIIEACNCLSLIGTYNLKTVVTVSSSNPSQITKMAPNSYFTTIVMKTLSNVIFEEGPNLTKKVAKALNQLLKYRDGLDALNREDAEEVKQILKPFESAESNIVSNFQVNDTKLNSFNQSPNFWLPQDGEKHCNWLTRVTVTVIDILTASTNYFKELQEVCTAKPSVCQKILPSLIGLLLVCGNEKCEQTITVHMNNFFKYIWDISFEYKIENSGDSSHNKKLSSILDHDHKMITQYVLSVVHFVRLQSCHYESRRSRASALTLNYLQLEYDKVAWAATVADQTLAAIYYGELWAMAQNDRVPPASPEATTTLDGGKNIQRIFRKCFVSIGEMEAVDGCGTAHLTLEEERRRHLLHAGHYTDALLSHDIALSYGASTPDLQLGTLRALQKSGLFHLAIQHIKSLSESDQMNDVKYECLAALGDWSEVIDTRDLEDLLNTDTCNPRSIIKTFRYACLKDCLTLDAIPSNDKLQVSLNRAKLAISRLCQDLNMENCQNVYKVVAKLHLFTDIEDYYAVRTCDQRMQSLLNKWQIENLPAFQDFKHLEDLISQRNLMLEHAAKVQKNEFQDIVNLQLKYAELGLENDRVQLSQRFLATVKKLRSSEEVALVESKISWARGHTDIALSLLRNIVSNRSTNDSLTAKSLRQYGLWMAETKCDSPKDIVTKYLKKSLDVLNNTRDEKTRLKLYNDIAKFSDAEYKKVVAYMNSPIFQNKEECLKKMRHTCASSQQTQEHMTTDDKIALNTNNKFMHLEEAEIASTKAEKDIFLHAAMRYYLLSLAQCDENNLSIFRVISLWLENPGVDAVESQRLQQMLDGIASHKFIPALPQLAPRLSADTCVFADNLRRIIDRCAKDHPHHTLPILFSLMNSDKDLYILNSSARAAAAHSRRPQEPRVLTAESIVRSLANDPKLANIISQMEKLCDATISFANFTVKNKAPMRQEIPAAENIHKLGRLDAVPVPTVTIPVRHDCSYEDLPTLVSFDNYFELVGGINCPKKINCMSSDGVRRILLVKGKDDLRQDAVMQQVFNIVNTLLEKNAVTSRSKLLIRTYKVVPLSKRSGVLEWCVGTIPIGGYLVGSTGAHARYRPQDITCDAARKAMTKCHETGKGTEEKLRVFKKILEAFKPVFHYFFTEHYLDPVSWYERRQTYTKSVAASSMVGYVMGLGDRHVQNILIDKESAEVVHIDFGFAFDQGKILRTPETVPFRLTQDMIAGFGSCGVEGVFRRCCEKTMQLLRDNQETLLTILEVLLYDPLYSLTSSRQTAQSASRTTVLGAGDRHHLAERALLAVSSKLRAAGVAVPGHVARLLHLATDPANLCRLFPGWQPYL, encoded by the exons ATGGAGAATTTGGAAACCACCATAAGAGAGCATTGCACTGGTTTGGCATCAACCCGAGCTAATGAGAGAAAGAAGAATGCAGAGGCCCTAAAGGATTTACTGTCACGTAATGCTTTAGGTGCATTCTTGACAAATAATGCTTTTAGAAATATTGGATTTACATGGAATAACCTTTTTGAATACATCAAAGATTACATATTAAAG gAGGCAGAAAACTATCAGACTTCAAAAACATATCAGGGAACCATTGGGCCATTATGTGCAAGTTTGTTGCATTTGTGTGTTTCTGGTGCAAATAAAG GCAAGGCGAATATCAAATGTGAGAACATTATGTCTGCATGTTTGTATGTACTAAAAGACAGTAATTTGACAGAAGCTATTGGTGATGCATATTTAAATCTTCTTTATAAACATGTTCTTTCCCATAATTTCTACATAGCAAATATGACCCCAGTATATTGGGATG AGTTGCTTCATGTATGCATATCAATATtacaatcaaataatttaaaactggATCAATTTACTAAGCTTCGGCTTTTATGGATGGTTATCAAAAATGGTACATCTTCATGTCAACTTACTATACCACTGAGAGATTCATTGTCTAAATTAAGGATTTTGAGAACGTTTAGTGACCGAAAAATATTGGAGGTGGCCATTGATATTACCATTTTACTTCTGGAGATG TTGGCACCAGAGTACCGATTGACCATGTGTGAATTTACAGAAAATGTTTTACTATCATTATTACAGTTCTATGAACCGAGCATTGaccaaaagaaaaaa AGTTCATTGTTCAAATTGCTTGATTTGGCGGTGAATATCCACCATCCAAATGGCCGTTTTGAGAATGAAGAGGGCAGTTTAGCCCATGACTGGACTATTTGgaataaacatatattcaaTACGTTAGAAATTATTTGCATGGAAGtgtcatttttacaaaaacctCACAAACAACTGGATTTATCTGTTAGTAATTGTGGACAGTTTTATTCTTTATCTgcaacaatatattttcag atttttaatttattggaaataccCGAAAATTCTGGTACGGGTAATACTCCAAAAAGGCCAAGGGTAGCTTTAAACATGATAAAAAGATTTTCGGATCTTATACTAGAACTTGAACAAAATCAGATTCcatg gatgGGTATAATTCTGTCTTATTGTAAGAAATATGGCAGCACAGTTGAAACatcaaactttttattgttaatgaaCACTCTGAATAATTTCATAACGaacaatatcaatataattgaTCAAGACTGTTTTACCGACATGATTTTACTAACTGTAAAGGAGTTATCTCAGCGTTTAGATGAAGTGAAGAAAAGGAATGAAGACTTCTTGTTATTATGGAACTCTTGTGTTAG acatTCAATGGCAGtgaattcattacaaaaaccAACTCATGAAATTATGCAGTTACTTCTGACTAGCACTGACTTGAAATATCAAATTGTACAACCGTTATTGAAGCTCTATTCTGATGGTAGTATGCCTGTGAACAGTTACAGTGTACAGACATTGAGTAAAACCCTACAAAAGTTTTTCAACAAATGTACTTTGGAAGAGAGGTCAAATTTCTTAAATTGGCTCAAACAAGGACAATTAATCTGCCTGGACGCAGCAAACGCTAAAGAGTTAATGCTCATATTGATTATTAAGGATAATATGAGTACTGAGCAAGAGATAACAGTTAAAAGTCGAAATATTGACGAAGACGACAACGTGCATCAAATAGTATTCGATTCCATTGAACAAAGTATTCTTTTCAGTGAATTTGGAATCCAAGATATTAAAGATCTGCAGTCTTCTAACAATAGAagcttaaaacaaaatttccaaggcaacattaatattagtaatgaAATGTATGAATACTTAACACTGAAAACAACAGAatgtgttaaaaattttaaagcaaaCAGCATCAATCTACAagaattcattaattttatacggGTTGTACTAGCTTACATTGACGTCATGTTGTACTACCGATTCTCTAGAGAAGACATAATCCAAACATCAGAGATGTATTGCCGTTTGAGGACATCACTGAGACTTATGTACACGAGTGTAACAGTGGCACTAAACACTGAtggtaataattttacaaaagtaaaattacttaaagaTATTCAAGACATTTTGATGTTTGAATATGAACCTCTATTGTGTGTTGAAGTGCGTCGATGTATCGATGAAGAATTCTTTTATTGCATCAATAACATTGTTAATAAAGATAATTCTTCTGACGAGGAATTGGATAATTGTGATGATGAGTCAAGTTTCTCAGCATTGAGATGCCATTGCATTCTTGTGCTCTCAGCTTATTGTcgaaaaaatgcaaattacaGAACAGAACTATTGGATCTTGTGCtagaatacaaaatgtatgacTTCGATTCGTATTGGGATGTTCAGTGTGTTTTTCAATCTATTGAGCAACTTAGTGATTATTCTGTAGCTGACCCTCCTTTAC ACGAAATATTTACGATCATGATGTTTATGTGTCGGTACATGTTTCGAGGTTCAGATGAAACTCGAAGATTACTAAAAATTTTGCTATCACTGCTCGACAGAATTTGGTTTTGCGACAATATAcgagaaaattgtattataatggTGAAAGGATACCTAGTGAGATGCggaaatttatattatccGGCCCGAGTAGCTGCTTTGGTGTATAAATGTGCTGCAAGGATGATCTTACTGAATCGGAAACATAGTGGCGGTGATCGATTAGATGAGGATTGTTTCATCAAAGCAGTAATTGCTGGAACAAAACTAGGCACACATTGTTTGCGATTGTATTGCATTTACACCCTAAAACTATTGCTAGCTGATTACACGGACAGAGAAATAGATCAATATATATCTGACTTGGCTGGCATATTCATTGTAGAG GTGCcagaaaataatgaattaatcgTGAAAGACGAATCAGCCAACAGAACTGCTACTCTGTTACACAGTTATTTGGCATTAGCTCAAACTAAACACACACTGATACACAAAATAGTAACATCTGTTCTACAAATACAAAAGGAAAAATCATTGGAtgaaaatcttgtaaaaaaagtGTTGAACATCATGTCACGCTCTATCACCAAAGACGATATTAatgttcatttaaataataatatattatacattctcAACTCTTGGTTTCTCAAAAAAAACGATGTAAATGATTTGCCGATTAGTTTATTTGCCatggaaaataaacaagtatttCTGAAAAAGCATATGAGGTGGTTAATATCCGCAGAATTATTGTGGGCTAAAAACGGCAATATTTTCAGCAGTGAATTGTTGAAAGAAACGAAGAATACATTGAATAAAACGGACCAAGCTATATTTGAG GAATGTTTTTGCAATATTATGGTACTTTGTTTGCCATATGTCGTAGttgaaaagtataatatagaGCACTCCGGTATGATGAAACCGAACTATCAACAGTTACGGACTAACGCAACCAAAATGTTTCAACTGATGCGAGAAGTGCTGGAGAACGAAAAGTGGAGTAATTTGTTTGAGGAAAATATTGCAGACTTACTTTTTTTGGCGGCAAAACATCTTAGCGATGCGGATGAAGCGGGGAACATGTTCCAAGTGGCGCTTCCTGAAACTACTGAGACTTATTATTATCCCAAAAGTATATTTGTATCAATTCTAACATATTTTGGA GAACTGACAGATGAGAATATTATGCAGTATCTTTGCGAAAATCAATCTGTATCGATTTGTAAAGCACTATTTAAGTTATGGGACAACATATTGAAGCAGTATGTTTTTGAATTCAAAGCGTTGGCATTACAcgcatttattacatttgtcCAAAGCATTCCAATAGGATACATTTCAGATgcatttatatgtaattttgtgtGCAACAGTCTAACCCAAGCAATCAAAGATTCCGTTGACAAACGAGAGGTGAAAGTATTGGCAAAAGCTTTgaacataattttacaaatgtatttaCCAGAAAAAGTAAACCATCTCCGTGTTGCTGCATCACATCTGCTAtcaattttagtaataaagaaGGAGGAAGGATTTCAACAAGAATGTGATTCTTTGCTCAGTTATCTTGTTGAAGATTTAAAGGACTGCTTGAATGATAGTGAAGATGTTGTAGACTTCATTAATTCTCTATCTCAAGGAACTACTGATAATCTGATTTGCACATCCCAACTACAGTTTACCAATAAACTAAAACAGCTCAAAACAAGTTTGAAATGTCCAAG ccACGAAAGTCTTAGAAACATGCGaatgtttttaacaaataatcaGAAGTTTGTTAATTATCTTTGCGATGAAATTGATGGAAAAGGATTTTCTGAAAACTGTGAATCAAGTTTGATGCACCAGATAATATACTCCTTGAGCAGCATTCTGACTAAAGTTTCAGACAAAAAG ACAATTATCGAAGCATGTAACTGTCTGTCGTTGATTGGTACCTACAATTTGAAAACTGTGGTCACTGTGTCATCATCCAATCCATCTCAAATAACGAAAATGGCACCAAACTCATATTTCACTACAATTGTGATGAAAACACTTTCAAATGTGATATTTGAAGAAGGCCCGAATCTAACTAAAAAAGTTGCAAAAGCTTTAAAtcagttattaaaatatcggGACGGTCTCGATGCCTTGAATCGAGAAg ATGCTGAAGAAGTCAAGCAAATACTAAAACCGTTTGAATCAGCAGAATCCAACATAGTCTCTAATTTTCAAGTTAATGATACAAAGTTGAATTCCTTCAATCAGTCGCCCAACTTCTGGCTGCCGCAGGACGGTGAGAAACATTGCAACTGGTTGACACGTGTGACTGTTACAGTCATCGATATATTGACGGCGTCGACTAATTACTTCAAGGAACTGCAAGAAGTATGCACAGCTAAG CCCAGCGTTTGTCAGAAGATCTTGCCATCGCTGATTGGCTTGTTACTTGTTTGTGGCAATGAAAAGTGTGAACAGACTATTACCGTTCATAtgaataatttctttaaatatatttgggaCATTAGTTTCGAATACAAAATCGAAAATAGTGGAGACAGTAGTCACAACAAGAAACTATCGAGCATTCTAGATCATGATCACAAAATGATTACTCAGTACGTGTTGAGTGTAGTCCACTTTGTGCGTCTGCAAAGTTGCCATTATGAGTCAAG aCGTTCACGCGCATCTGCTTTGACTCTGAATTACTTGCAACTGGAGTACGATAAAGTGGCTTGGGCGGCGACGGTGGCCGACCAGACGCTCGCGGCGATATACTACGGCGAGCTGTGGGCCATGGCACAGAACGATAGGGTGCCCCCCGCCTCCCCTGAGGCTACTACCACGTTAGACGGTGGCAAAAATATTCAGAGGATTTTTAGAAAg TGCTTCGTGTCAATCGGCGAGATGGAGGCAGTGGACGGCTGCGGCACCGCGCATTTGACGCTGGAGGAGGAACGGCGGCGGCACTTGCTCCACGCGGGGCACTACACGGACGCGCTGCTGTCGCACGACATCGCGCTGTCGTACGGTGCTTCCACGCCCGACTTGCAGCTCGGCACGCTGCGGGCTTTGCAGAAGTCTGGACTGTTCCATTTGGCTATCCAGCACATCAAGTCTTTGTCAGAAAGCGATCAAATGAACGATGTCAAATACGAATGTTTGGCCGCTTTGG GCGATTGGAGTGAAGTGATCGACACTCGTGACTTGGAAGATCTGTTGAACACGGACACTTGCAACCCTCGatccataataaaaactttccGATACGCGTGCCTCAAGGATTGTCTCACTCTAGACGCTATTCCTAGCAACGACAAGCTCCAGGTCTCCCTGAACAGAGCAAAGCTGGCAATCTCGCGTTTATGTCAGGACCTCAATATGGAAAACTGCCAAAACGTTTACAAGGTCGTAGCGAAATTACACCTGTTCACCGACATTGAAGATTATTATGCAGTAAGAACGTGCGACCAGCGAATGCAGTCGTTACTTAACAAATGGCAGATTGAAAATTTGCCCGCGTTCCAAGATTTCAAACACCTAGAAGACCTGATATCTCAGAGGAACTTGATGCTAGAGCACGCCGCAAAGGTGCAGAAAAATGAATTTCAAGATATCGTGAATCTACAACTAAAATATGCAG AACTTGGACTAGAGAACGACAGAGTGCAACTCTCTCAGCGTTTCTTAGCAACAGTAAAAAAGTTGCGTTCATCCGAGGAAGTGGCGCTAGTAGAGAGCAAGATATCTTGGGCCCGAGGGCATACGGACATTGCCCTATCCTTGCTACGTAACATCGTGTCTAACCGTTCTACTAACGATAGTTTAACAGCCAAATCTCTGCG gCAATACGGCTTATGGATGGCTGAAACCAAATGTGACAGTCCTAAAGACATAGTAACTAAGTATTTGAAGAAAAGTCTGGACGTTTTGAATAATACCCGTGACGAAAAAACAAggttgaaattatataatgatattgcGAAATTTTCCGATGCTGAATATAAAAAG GTGGTCGCATATATGAACTCacctatatttcaaaataaagagGAGTGTCTAAAGAAAATGCGGCATACATGTGCTTCCTCCCAGCAGACTCAAGAACACATGACTAC TGACGACAAAATAGCGTTGAACACAAACAACAAGTTCATGCATTTAGAAGAGGCAGAGATTGCCAGTACTAAAGCGGAAAAAGACATATTTTTGCATGCGGCGATGAG ATATTACTTGCTGTCTTTGGCGCAATGCGACGAGAACAATCTGTCGATATTCCGCGTGATCTCGCTTTGGTTGGAGAACCCTGGCGTGGACGCGGTGGAGTCGCAGCGGCTGCAGCAGATGCTGGACGGCATCGCCTCGCACAAGTTCATTCCCGCGCTGCCGCAGCTAGCGCCCCGGCTCTCCGCTGACACCTGTGTTTTCGCGGACAATCTCCGCAGGATTATAG ATAGGTGTGCCAAAGATCATCCGCACCACACATTGCCCATcctgttcagtctgatgaatTCCGACAAAGACTTGTATATCCTGAACAGCAGTGCGAGGGCGGCGGCCGCGCACTCCAGACGTCCGCAGGAGCCCCGCGTCCTCACCGCGGAATCCATCGTTAGGTCGCTGGCTAACGATCCCAAACTAGCAAACATAATAAGTCAAATGGAAAAGTTATGCGAcg CAACCATAAGTTTTGCCAACTTCACGGTGAAAAACAAAGCTCCCATGAGACAAGAGATCCCTGCAGCTGAGAATATCCACAAACTGGGTAGACTGGATGCCGTTCCAGTACCCACTGTCACGATACCCGTCAGACATGATTGTAGTTACGAAGATTTGCCTA CATTGGTATCTTTTGACAATTACTTCGAATTGGTTGGCGGCATCAACTGcccaaagaaaataaattgcatgAGTTCTGACGGTGTTCGAAggattttattagtaaaa ggCAAAGATGACTTACGCCAGGATGCCGTTATGCAACAAGTGTTCAACATTGTGAACACATTGCTAGAGAAAAATGCCGTCACTAGCCGCAGTAAACTGCTAATCCGGACTTACAAG gtGGTGCCTTTGTCGAAGCGGTCGGGTGTGCTGGAGTGGTGTGTGGGCACCATACCCATCGGCGGGTACTTGGTCGGGAGTACAGGTGCTCACGCACGGTACCGCCCGcag GACATAACATGTGATGCCGCACGTAAGGCAATGACCAAGTGTCATGAGACCGGAAAAGGTACGGAGGAGAAACTACGAGTGTTCAAGAAAATTCTCGAAGCTTTCAAGCCCGTGTTCCACTACTTCTTCACGGAGCACTACTTGGACCCCGTGTCTTGGTACGAACGACGACAAACTTACACAAAAAG TGTCGCTGCATCATCTATGGTAGGATATGTGATGGGGTTAGGTGATCGACACGTACAAAACATCCTCATCGACAAGGAAAGTGCTGAAGTGGTTCACATCGACTTTG gaTTTGCGTTTGATCAGGGCAAGATTCTTCGCACACCGGAGACAGTGCCGTTCCGGTTGACACAGGACATGATTGCCGGCTTTGGATCTTGCGGCGTGGAAGGAGTATTTAGAAG gtGCTGTGAGAAAACAATGCAGCTCCTGCGCGACAACCAAGAGACGTTGCTGACCATACTGGAAGTGTTGCTTTACGACCCGTTGTACTCTCTGACCTCCTCGCGACAGACTGCGCAATCCGCTTCCAGAACCACTGTACTTG GCGCCGGCGACCGGCACCACCTGGCGGAGCGCGCGCTGCTGGCGGTGAGCAGCAAGCTGCGCGCGGCGGGCGTGGCGGTGCCGGGCCACGTGGCGCGTCTGCTGCACCTCGCCACCGACCCCGCCAACCTCTGCCGCCTCTTCCCCGGCTGGCAGCCCTACCTCTAA